One Flagellimonas sp. CMM7 genomic region harbors:
- a CDS encoding toxin-antitoxin system YwqK family antitoxin, producing the protein MNTQSRTKCKFFKIGQTPFPFLVLFVLFTDQAFGQTFEQYANRKVINEKGYKEIVYITDKTPQAKGKRSYHWYKSRKVHASQNNYAGKLLDGDYVRYYPSNQLAEKGYFENGLKVALWTTWHSNGKVASAMRWKNGRRNGKYIQRDSLGTIVELGTYKKGLKTGKWMYPVTGDTLYFKKGALVPLDSIINDSLQKKTSFLKRLFKKKDTIATKGVSEETLKKNNFFKRLFAKKERDAKIKPKRNGKRKNNGKDKKALDTTTDKEGFLKRLFKKKNKPQKKTNA; encoded by the coding sequence ATGAACACTCAGTCAAGAACCAAATGCAAATTCTTTAAAATAGGGCAAACGCCCTTTCCTTTTTTAGTATTGTTTGTTCTGTTCACAGATCAAGCATTTGGACAAACTTTTGAACAGTATGCCAACCGAAAGGTCATCAATGAAAAAGGTTATAAGGAGATAGTCTATATCACTGATAAGACTCCGCAGGCCAAAGGAAAACGCTCGTACCATTGGTACAAATCCCGTAAAGTGCATGCATCGCAAAACAACTATGCAGGAAAACTATTGGATGGGGACTATGTCAGGTATTATCCCAGTAACCAACTTGCAGAAAAAGGATATTTTGAAAATGGCCTTAAAGTAGCACTTTGGACTACATGGCATTCTAACGGAAAAGTAGCTTCAGCAATGCGCTGGAAAAACGGAAGACGTAACGGAAAGTATATACAAAGGGACAGCTTGGGGACCATTGTAGAACTGGGCACTTACAAAAAAGGTCTAAAAACAGGAAAATGGATGTATCCTGTAACAGGGGACACCCTGTATTTCAAAAAAGGAGCATTGGTTCCCTTGGACTCCATCATCAATGATTCCCTCCAAAAAAAAACCTCTTTTCTTAAACGCCTATTTAAAAAGAAAGATACCATAGCTACAAAAGGTGTAAGCGAAGAAACCCTTAAAAAAAATAATTTCTTTAAAAGACTTTTTGCCAAAAAAGAAAGGGACGCCAAGATAAAACCGAAAAGAAACGGTAAAAGAAAGAACAACGGAAAAGATAAAAAAGCACTCGATACCACTACTGATAAGGAAGGCTTCTTAAAACGCCTATTCAAGAAAAAAAATAAACCCCAAAAAAAAACCAATGCTTAA